A portion of the Fibrobacter sp. UWB16 genome contains these proteins:
- a CDS encoding response regulator, which yields MADEHSIPLTTNILDGVGIGLWAVEIDDGCAPRMTANPTMLKLLGLEEGVSAEDIFHAWFDNIDPEHFAEVKAYVDKMSAGEAPEIQYPWHAPDGRVRFVRCGGTRNFHYKKGVRLEGWHKDITELALIQKTTEEELRDEIKTMDLDTKRERLQSALNEKLYGKAILDKAYSYFKVNLSEGKVSRPFIQIIEGKSVDVSDSFGEDFPHYDAIIEKIADQLVDKDYRKAFVQHLSAKSLIDQVKKGDSIPEYTCRFYSPHIGWHYSRFVCYVSKNEILNEYQAMLVAYNVSEQQKQDAAIRDCIDVLYKENRSKDAIEELLATLASYYDADRAYILECDKEREFLCSTYEWCRKGVRPNKAGLQHIPLEIISPWIESVGDMDAVYLESQDDEYGVWERLYSSLPVLDIKSISVSTIASNEQRYSFLVLDNPKESQKNFAVLKLVASFAENEINRRKRMDEDAAVTSLLASDYSCIFYCDLEYDLVTAHKLNANIQKMLGDSLGEFTYSGAINHIVNKVVAPEYQDAVLKKLSAKSLNSLLQKKGVTSFEFVSYSDKFCECKIVAVNKGQKAFVIGFADKDEQIRTVRMHQKKIEQDLEIIDVLASEYSSVYYIDLEKDAITPYSMNKESESLFGRRFRSGVSYSKAFEEYVDGVVWERDRQMMHEAGTLDNIKKQLVRQKTFITTYRGNVDGRPHYCEMKFVKVGDEFDKPKAVALGFAEKDDLILKDFVNDILYDDYVSIYFVNVEDNSFRTIKSSNVSWVEKRPLYSSYSSEIKQISSIVSDEFQQDWLKLSNLFYVQKFLKGTDQRELEFKIASGEWLRAKFTTIERNDDGEVVSFVLSFLLLSDDQVEKLELDAKIAEQNDLLEKQQVMLQKALSMAQSSDRAKTTFLSNMSHDIRTPMNAIVGFTGLAMAHIDEKEVVLDYLRKLGQSSNHLLSLINDVLDMSRIESGKVVLSEKDEDLIEIINALKDIVQADVDTKKLSFDVNMNIYDSGIVCDKLRLNQVILNVLSNAIKYTQEGGSVTMVVDERESEKPNSARFEIRIRDNGMGMSEKFLKTIYEPFTRANSSTVSGIQGTGLGMSITKNIVEMMGGSIQIFSEENKGTEVVLSIDFKLHGKKSVGSQMQIGDFSFKGKKILLVEDNEMNRQIACDILDDNGFIVFTAENGKQAVELMQNAKPGQYDLVLMDVQMPVMDGFAATRAIRMLPAGYQSRIPIVAMTANAFEEDRKAALDAGMDEHISKPIDIDKMKYILSRFLKK from the coding sequence ATGGCTGACGAACACTCGATACCGTTGACGACAAATATTTTGGACGGGGTAGGCATAGGGCTTTGGGCTGTCGAAATTGATGACGGCTGCGCTCCACGTATGACTGCGAATCCGACCATGCTCAAGTTGCTTGGGCTTGAAGAGGGTGTTTCTGCCGAGGATATTTTCCATGCTTGGTTTGATAATATCGACCCGGAGCATTTTGCCGAAGTCAAGGCGTATGTCGACAAGATGAGTGCAGGCGAGGCGCCTGAAATTCAGTACCCTTGGCATGCTCCCGATGGCCGTGTCCGTTTTGTCCGTTGTGGTGGAACCCGCAATTTTCACTATAAGAAAGGTGTGAGGCTTGAAGGCTGGCACAAGGATATCACAGAGCTTGCGCTAATCCAGAAGACCACCGAAGAAGAGCTGCGTGACGAAATCAAGACGATGGATCTTGATACAAAGCGCGAACGCTTGCAGAGTGCCCTCAACGAAAAGCTTTATGGAAAGGCGATTCTCGACAAGGCGTATAGCTATTTCAAGGTGAACTTGTCGGAGGGCAAAGTCTCTCGCCCTTTTATCCAGATTATTGAAGGCAAGTCCGTCGATGTGAGCGATTCGTTTGGCGAAGACTTCCCGCATTACGATGCGATTATCGAGAAGATTGCAGACCAGCTCGTAGATAAGGATTACCGTAAGGCTTTTGTGCAGCACCTCTCGGCAAAGTCGCTCATTGACCAGGTCAAAAAAGGCGATTCCATCCCTGAATACACTTGCCGTTTTTATTCGCCGCATATCGGCTGGCATTACAGCCGTTTTGTCTGCTACGTTTCTAAGAACGAAATCCTGAATGAATACCAGGCGATGTTGGTCGCTTATAACGTCTCGGAACAGCAGAAACAGGATGCCGCAATTCGCGACTGCATCGATGTTCTCTATAAGGAAAATCGTTCCAAGGACGCTATCGAAGAACTGCTTGCAACGCTTGCCTCTTATTACGATGCCGATAGGGCGTATATCCTGGAATGCGACAAGGAAAGGGAATTCCTCTGTAGCACGTATGAATGGTGCCGCAAGGGTGTAAGGCCCAACAAGGCGGGGCTCCAGCATATTCCATTGGAAATTATCAGTCCGTGGATTGAATCCGTGGGCGATATGGACGCCGTCTATCTCGAATCGCAGGATGATGAATACGGTGTCTGGGAAAGGCTGTACAGCTCGTTGCCGGTTCTAGATATCAAGAGCATAAGCGTTTCGACGATTGCTTCGAATGAACAGCGTTACAGTTTCCTTGTTTTAGACAACCCCAAGGAATCGCAGAAGAATTTTGCTGTACTCAAGCTCGTCGCGAGTTTTGCCGAAAACGAAATCAACCGCAGAAAGCGCATGGACGAAGATGCCGCTGTGACTTCGCTCTTGGCGTCGGACTACTCGTGTATTTTCTATTGCGACCTGGAATACGACCTGGTGACAGCGCACAAGCTGAACGCGAACATCCAGAAGATGCTTGGCGATTCTCTGGGTGAATTTACTTATAGTGGTGCGATTAATCATATCGTCAATAAAGTTGTCGCTCCTGAATATCAAGATGCCGTGCTGAAAAAACTCTCGGCCAAAAGTCTCAATTCGCTCTTGCAAAAGAAGGGCGTCACGAGTTTTGAGTTTGTGAGCTATTCGGACAAGTTCTGCGAATGCAAAATCGTTGCCGTCAACAAGGGGCAAAAAGCTTTTGTGATTGGCTTTGCCGACAAGGATGAACAGATCCGCACGGTACGTATGCATCAGAAGAAGATTGAACAGGACCTGGAAATCATTGATGTCTTGGCGTCGGAATATTCTTCTGTTTATTACATTGATCTTGAAAAGGATGCGATTACGCCGTATTCGATGAACAAGGAATCGGAGTCGCTGTTTGGTCGTCGTTTCCGTTCGGGTGTTTCGTATTCCAAGGCCTTTGAAGAATATGTCGATGGTGTTGTTTGGGAACGTGATCGCCAGATGATGCACGAGGCCGGAACGCTCGACAATATTAAAAAGCAACTTGTTCGGCAGAAGACTTTTATCACGACGTATCGCGGGAATGTCGATGGCAGACCGCACTATTGCGAAATGAAGTTCGTGAAGGTGGGCGATGAATTCGATAAGCCGAAGGCTGTTGCGCTTGGCTTTGCCGAAAAGGACGACCTCATCCTCAAGGACTTTGTGAACGACATCCTGTACGATGATTACGTGTCCATCTACTTTGTGAATGTCGAAGACAATTCGTTTCGCACCATTAAATCTTCGAATGTCTCGTGGGTCGAGAAACGCCCGCTGTACAGTTCGTACTCTTCCGAAATCAAGCAAATCAGCAGTATTGTCTCAGACGAATTCCAGCAGGATTGGCTGAAGCTGTCGAACCTGTTCTATGTGCAAAAGTTCTTGAAGGGGACCGACCAGCGCGAACTGGAATTCAAGATTGCAAGCGGTGAATGGCTGCGTGCAAAGTTCACGACTATCGAACGCAATGACGATGGCGAGGTTGTCTCGTTTGTGCTTTCGTTCTTGCTGTTGAGCGATGACCAGGTTGAAAAACTGGAACTGGATGCGAAGATTGCCGAGCAGAACGACTTGCTCGAAAAGCAGCAGGTGATGCTCCAGAAGGCTCTTTCGATGGCGCAGTCTTCGGATCGTGCAAAGACGACGTTCCTCTCGAACATGAGCCATGATATCCGTACGCCGATGAATGCAATCGTGGGCTTTACGGGCCTTGCCATGGCACACATTGATGAAAAGGAAGTGGTTCTCGATTACTTGCGCAAGCTTGGCCAGAGTTCCAATCATTTGCTCTCGCTCATTAACGATGTGCTCGACATGAGCCGTATCGAATCGGGCAAGGTTGTGCTTTCGGAAAAAGACGAAGACCTGATTGAAATTATCAACGCCCTCAAGGACATTGTGCAGGCCGACGTCGATACGAAGAAACTCTCGTTTGATGTGAATATGAATATCTATGATTCAGGAATCGTGTGCGACAAGCTGCGACTGAATCAGGTGATTTTGAATGTCCTTTCGAATGCTATCAAGTACACGCAAGAGGGCGGCTCGGTTACAATGGTGGTGGACGAACGGGAATCGGAAAAGCCGAATTCGGCTCGATTTGAAATCCGTATTCGCGATAACGGCATGGGCATGAGCGAAAAATTCCTGAAGACGATTTACGAGCCGTTTACGCGCGCCAATTCTTCGACGGTGAGCGGTATTCAGGGAACTGGCCTTGGAATGTCCATCACGAAGAACATTGTCGAGATGATGGGCGGCAGCATTCAGATCTTTAGCGAAGAGAATAAAGGTACTGAAGTTGTCTTGAGTATCGACTTCAAGTTGCATGGCAAAAAGAGTGTCGGTTCCCAAATGCAGATCGGTGATTTCAGCTTCAAGGGCAAAAAGATTTTGCTTGTCGAAGATAACGAAATGAACCGCCAGATTGCATGCGATATTCTTGACGACAACGGATTTATTGTGTTTACGGCGGAAAATGGAAAACAGGCTGTGGAACTTATGCAAAATGCAAAGCCCGGGCAGTACGATCTTGTGCTCATGGACGTGCAGATGCCTGTGATGGACGGTTTTGCGGCAACGCGTGCAATCCGCATGCTTCCGGCAGGTTATCAGTCCCGCATACCGATTGTCGCCATGACGGCAAATGCCTTTGAAGAAGACCGCAAGGCGGCCCTTGATGCAGGCATGGATGAACACATTTCGAAACCTATTGACATTGACAAAATGAAGTATATTTTGTCAAGATTCCTCAAGAAGTGA